Proteins encoded by one window of Candidatus Nezhaarchaeota archaeon:
- a CDS encoding thiolase domain-containing protein (Catalyzes the synthesis of acetoacetyl coenzyme A from two molecules of acetyl coenzyme A. It can also act as a thiolase, catalyzing the reverse reaction and generating two-carbon units from the four-carbon product of fatty acid oxidation), whose protein sequence is MREVVIASIGYTRVSEHWEKSLKGLFMEASLKALENAGLNVKSLDGLYVANAFAGYLQRQTNLANIMAESLGFFDGFAISIDSGGASGGIAIHEAYNDVARGIRDIVLVCGVEKMSEASPQDVLLAQMSVGDQEHFRFSGITIHSLAALIYKTYMKRFNVKQEDIALMSVISHEHASTCSHAQFPFKVSLEAVMKAPIVSDPIRALEIPAPCDGAAAVIVCSHEKAKEIGLPHIKIAASRIARDSFNLNERSDLLAMEALVRASRLAYEDARIKPSDLSFVELYDDYTVMGVLALEKLGLCEPGEGVKLLKSGEVSLKGAMPVNTFGGLKARGAPVGAVGVYQAVEAYLQLVDSAGANQVKNARVGATYCGCCFNSIVVVNIFERCC, encoded by the coding sequence ATGAGAGAAGTAGTGATAGCATCGATCGGCTACACGAGAGTATCTGAGCACTGGGAAAAGTCTCTGAAGGGCCTTTTCATGGAGGCTTCACTCAAAGCGCTCGAAAATGCGGGGCTTAATGTTAAGTCTCTAGATGGCCTCTACGTTGCAAATGCTTTTGCAGGATACTTGCAGAGGCAAACAAACCTCGCTAACATTATGGCTGAGAGCTTGGGCTTCTTTGATGGCTTCGCGATCTCCATAGATTCAGGAGGTGCATCTGGAGGTATCGCGATACATGAGGCGTACAATGATGTGGCACGAGGTATAAGGGACATAGTGCTGGTCTGCGGGGTTGAGAAGATGAGTGAGGCATCACCTCAAGATGTTCTATTAGCTCAAATGTCTGTTGGAGATCAAGAGCACTTCAGGTTCTCTGGGATTACCATTCATAGTTTAGCGGCATTGATCTATAAGACCTATATGAAGAGATTTAACGTTAAACAAGAGGACATAGCATTAATGTCAGTAATCAGTCATGAACATGCATCTACGTGTAGTCATGCTCAGTTCCCATTTAAGGTATCATTGGAAGCTGTCATGAAGGCTCCTATAGTCTCAGATCCCATAAGGGCTTTAGAAATTCCTGCACCTTGTGATGGAGCTGCAGCAGTGATAGTGTGCTCTCATGAGAAGGCTAAAGAGATAGGCCTGCCTCACATCAAGATAGCTGCTTCGCGAATTGCAAGAGACAGCTTCAACTTAAATGAAAGAAGTGATCTCTTGGCGATGGAGGCCCTCGTCAGAGCTTCGCGACTAGCATACGAGGATGCTAGGATTAAGCCGAGTGATTTGAGCTTCGTTGAGCTCTATGATGATTACACGGTGATGGGGGTCTTAGCTCTCGAGAAATTGGGCTTATGTGAGCCAGGTGAGGGTGTGAAGCTGCTCAAGAGTGGTGAAGTGAGTTTGAAGGGTGCGATGCCGGTCAATACTTTTGGTGGCCTTAAAGCTCGTGGTGCACCTGTAGGTGCGGTTGGTGTCTACCAGGCTGTTGAAGCTTACTTACAGCTAGTCGATAGTGCCGGGGCGAATCAAGTTAAAAACGCGCGGGTAGGTGCAACGTATTGTGGTTGCTGCTTCAACTCTATAGTGGTCGTAAACATTTTTGAGAGGTGTTGCTGA
- a CDS encoding phosphoglucosamine mutase, whose translation MGLMFTASGIRGIYNRDFSSNLAYKLIRAFVNEFKVRSVMVGRDTRPSGPPLEHAAISSLIDSGCKVYTAGVQPTPVILWACRAMKLDAAIIITASHNPPEWNAIKLAHEGLLLDDQAVNRLREAFYHDSGGGMSSKPGEVLAIDPLIDYINAALRHLDRETISRYGLKVVIDPGGGAGYKATPVLLRMLGCKVITVNSAPGIFTRKVEPTPDALKGLSEAVKAYDADVGFAHDADADRLVCVADGGEVMAEDYGLAIASLHVLSRLKGPLVVSIASSMIFNWIAEKMGVNIYWSPVGEARVVRVIMKHGAPIGGEGSSGGVIPAFFNLARDGVFGAALIVEALATRGESMSRLISKLPRYYQARGAIACDPSKYEKVMSGLVNEFAGMDLDLTDGIKIWLKDSWVLVRPSQTEPKIRVLCEAISEDRAHALLIEYMNVVKGIVERLT comes from the coding sequence ATGGGCCTCATGTTTACAGCATCAGGTATCAGAGGGATCTATAATAGAGATTTCTCATCAAATCTCGCTTACAAGCTTATTAGAGCCTTCGTTAATGAGTTCAAGGTAAGGAGCGTCATGGTTGGGAGGGATACGAGGCCAAGCGGCCCCCCTCTTGAGCACGCCGCCATCTCATCGCTAATAGATAGTGGCTGTAAAGTCTATACAGCTGGAGTACAACCAACACCAGTAATCCTATGGGCCTGTAGGGCCATGAAGCTTGATGCAGCGATCATCATTACTGCTTCTCATAACCCCCCCGAATGGAATGCCATCAAGCTTGCTCACGAAGGTCTCCTACTTGATGATCAGGCAGTCAATAGGTTAAGGGAAGCATTTTACCACGATAGCGGTGGAGGGATGAGCTCAAAGCCTGGAGAGGTCTTGGCCATAGACCCTCTCATCGATTACATCAATGCAGCTTTAAGGCACCTTGACCGCGAGACAATAAGTAGGTACGGCTTAAAAGTTGTTATTGATCCTGGCGGAGGAGCTGGCTACAAGGCCACTCCAGTGCTCTTAAGGATGCTTGGATGTAAGGTGATTACGGTAAATTCGGCTCCAGGAATCTTTACTAGGAAGGTTGAGCCCACTCCTGATGCTCTTAAAGGCTTAAGCGAGGCAGTTAAAGCATATGATGCTGACGTCGGCTTCGCTCATGATGCTGACGCTGATAGGCTTGTCTGTGTAGCCGATGGCGGTGAAGTGATGGCCGAAGACTATGGATTGGCCATAGCCTCACTCCACGTTTTAAGTCGTCTTAAAGGTCCTCTAGTGGTTAGCATCGCTTCATCGATGATCTTTAACTGGATTGCAGAGAAAATGGGCGTTAATATTTACTGGAGCCCCGTTGGTGAGGCAAGGGTCGTGAGGGTCATTATGAAGCATGGAGCTCCGATAGGTGGTGAAGGGAGCAGTGGAGGTGTAATTCCAGCATTCTTTAATTTAGCGAGAGATGGAGTTTTCGGCGCTGCGCTCATAGTTGAGGCTTTAGCTACAAGGGGGGAGAGCATGTCACGCCTCATTAGTAAGCTACCAAGGTACTATCAAGCCAGAGGGGCTATTGCATGCGATCCATCAAAGTACGAGAAAGTTATGAGTGGCTTAGTCAATGAGTTTGCAGGTATGGACTTGGACCTCACAGACGGCATCAAGATATGGCTCAAAGATAGTTGGGTTTTAGTGAGACCTTCGCAAACTGAGCCGAAGATTAGAGTTTTATGCGAGGCGATTAGTGAAGATAGGGCTCATGCTCTGCTGATAGAATACATGAACGTTGTTAAGGGTATCGTAGAGAGGTTAACTTAA
- a CDS encoding Zn-ribbon domain-containing OB-fold protein codes for MATSAYWRTRLCRYRLIGNRCQSCDRVFFPPRFMCPYCNSTKLEECKLPDRGRLLEYTIVYSTPKGYEAMTPYVVGLVELENGVRVLAQITDVNLENIKEGMEVEACIRRIPEQLEEKIICYTYKFRPVIK; via the coding sequence ATGGCTACCTCAGCTTACTGGAGAACTAGGTTATGTAGGTACAGGCTTATAGGTAATAGATGTCAGTCTTGCGATAGAGTCTTTTTCCCGCCACGATTTATGTGTCCTTATTGTAACTCAACAAAGCTTGAAGAATGCAAGCTTCCAGATAGAGGTAGATTGTTAGAGTATACCATCGTCTACTCCACACCGAAGGGGTATGAAGCCATGACCCCTTACGTCGTTGGTTTGGTTGAGCTTGAGAATGGTGTTAGAGTTCTGGCACAGATAACTGATGTAAATTTAGAGAATATCAAGGAGGGCATGGAGGTTGAGGCCTGCATCAGAAGAATCCCCGAACAGCTTGAGGAGAAAATTATCTGCTACACCTACAAATTTAGACCTGTGATTAAATGA
- the glyS gene encoding glycine--tRNA ligase, with protein MSVADKVMELARRRGFFWISAELYGGVSGFLDLGPLGKLLKRKIEEKWRYWFVLRNQDFVVEIETPIITPYKVFEASGHVHHFTDYIAECLKCGRKFRADHLIEEQTGLSGLEGMSEEQLSSIMIEKGVKCPECGGQLSNVKRFNLLFRTTIGPYSENIGFARPEAAQGMFTTFNKVYGVMRNKLPLGIAQIGKVMRNEISPRQGPIRLREFTIMELELFYDPQEPSCPVLDKGEVLRLVPESFVAERRFEALEITVREALDKKLVLSEWLAYFMVSAQKFVKDLGIPWDKQMFIAKLPQERAHYAAQVYDQVVKLDKWGWVEVSGHAFRTDYDLRGHMAVSGEDLRVYKRMSNEEDVEEVEVKPVIEAIEEDYGVEASQVIHAIRMMPGERVQEEISSKSYFEMGKYRIYAKHVKFERVRRKVKGRKFIPFVAEPSFGAERLLYAAIEHAYREKEGRIVLSLPPDVAPIEAVVLPLVSRDGLPEKAREVYNLLKMRGIIVEYDEAGYIGRRYARADEVGIPLAITIDNQTLKDGTVTIRDRDTWRQVRCPIQQLPDTIEAYVRRKELVGPIKDLFSLSR; from the coding sequence ATGAGTGTAGCTGACAAAGTTATGGAGCTCGCAAGAAGAAGAGGCTTCTTCTGGATCTCGGCCGAGCTTTATGGTGGTGTTAGTGGATTCTTAGATTTGGGTCCCCTGGGTAAGCTACTTAAGAGGAAGATAGAGGAGAAGTGGAGATACTGGTTTGTACTGAGGAACCAAGACTTCGTAGTCGAAATCGAGACACCTATAATAACACCATATAAGGTTTTTGAGGCCTCTGGACACGTTCATCACTTCACGGACTACATCGCCGAGTGTTTAAAGTGCGGCAGGAAGTTTAGAGCAGATCACTTAATTGAGGAGCAGACAGGACTTTCAGGACTTGAGGGCATGAGTGAGGAGCAGTTATCATCGATAATGATTGAGAAAGGTGTTAAATGCCCAGAGTGCGGAGGTCAGCTAAGTAACGTAAAGAGGTTTAATCTACTATTCAGAACTACTATAGGGCCGTATAGTGAGAATATAGGATTTGCTAGGCCTGAAGCTGCTCAAGGGATGTTTACCACCTTTAATAAGGTCTACGGCGTTATGAGGAATAAGCTACCTTTAGGGATAGCACAAATAGGTAAGGTTATGAGGAATGAAATATCACCAAGGCAGGGACCGATTAGACTCAGAGAATTTACTATAATGGAACTTGAGCTTTTCTACGACCCTCAAGAGCCCTCGTGTCCTGTCTTAGACAAGGGTGAGGTTCTGAGGCTCGTGCCTGAGAGCTTTGTCGCAGAGAGGAGGTTTGAGGCCTTGGAGATTACGGTCAGGGAGGCCTTGGATAAAAAGCTGGTCTTAAGTGAGTGGTTAGCATATTTCATGGTCTCAGCACAGAAGTTTGTTAAGGACCTTGGGATTCCATGGGATAAGCAAATGTTCATAGCTAAGCTACCTCAGGAGAGAGCGCACTACGCAGCACAAGTGTATGATCAAGTTGTGAAGCTGGACAAGTGGGGGTGGGTCGAAGTCTCTGGACACGCATTTAGAACAGACTATGACTTAAGAGGGCACATGGCGGTAAGCGGAGAGGATCTCAGAGTATATAAGAGGATGTCCAACGAGGAGGATGTAGAGGAAGTGGAGGTTAAGCCAGTCATAGAGGCTATTGAGGAAGATTATGGGGTTGAGGCTAGCCAAGTCATCCACGCGATAAGAATGATGCCTGGAGAAAGAGTTCAAGAGGAGATTAGCAGTAAGAGTTACTTTGAGATGGGGAAGTACAGGATATACGCTAAGCATGTTAAATTTGAGAGGGTTAGAAGGAAGGTCAAGGGGAGAAAGTTCATACCGTTTGTTGCTGAACCGTCCTTTGGAGCGGAGAGGCTGCTTTATGCTGCAATAGAACATGCCTATAGAGAAAAGGAGGGAAGAATTGTACTATCGTTACCGCCGGACGTAGCCCCAATAGAGGCTGTAGTCCTACCTCTCGTAAGTAGGGATGGGCTTCCAGAAAAAGCTAGGGAGGTGTACAACTTATTAAAGATGAGGGGTATCATAGTGGAGTACGATGAGGCAGGATACATAGGCAGGAGATATGCAAGGGCCGATGAAGTGGGCATTCCACTTGCAATAACAATTGATAATCAGACGCTCAAGGACGGCACCGTCACCATAAGGGATAGAGACACATGGAGGCAAGTTAGGTGCCCTATACAACAGCTGCCTGATACCATAGAAGCATACGTTAGGAGGAAGGAGCTAGTGGGGCCAATCAAGGATCTTTTCAGCCTAAGCCGGTAG
- a CDS encoding ATP-dependent DNA helicase, whose product MADVKEEQSINFLDYFPYPSLRPHQDKAIIFAYKIFSGGLIGLLSSPCGTGKSISMLTGYLAAGGPSIGRLLILTRTKNQSDTYYKELKALRDRCGVRMIASIFVSRQDMCPLIRVKSVKVSYRDFLMFCRSLRRGLGEELCEYYANTLIKWGPTKQARRVVDKLAELGISTPEQVYKIAISEGLCPYEVTKFLSSRAHVIIGNYNYALMDPVRESILGKMGLDVEDVNCIFDEAHSLPLYAAEILSDDISLTTIQRAVREVDEFKVSDQGLLSSLEELMLQMEMSLVKANIINEEKLLDHNKLISSLIKDLRLDSTSRLKLLLEDLEEEGERIRLQRSESGKQPVSYIGRVSSFLKLWVETAEKRFVKYAIVESYGQQRRFKIGIKCLDPSVAAKIINDFKSCILMSGTLWEPDYYVNVLGLDAKRVKFLDLPSPFPKENMIVIVDMAVTTKFERRGEAEWNKIATRLVEIIKAIDGRVAVFFPSYEVMWSVMSRIKDTINLPTMMESDSTKISEVKDFVSSNEKCILIGVARGKISEGVEVVLEGRSLLNAVILVGLPYPKNTELHQALTEYFKEKFGDQAFKYATIMPCSISIAQSAGRLIRGPEDRGIVILMDSRASRSFRRYLPREWIERMKSHINLSYILREINQFIAGAKP is encoded by the coding sequence ATGGCTGACGTTAAGGAGGAACAAAGCATTAACTTTCTCGACTACTTTCCATACCCCAGTTTAAGGCCACATCAAGACAAGGCCATAATCTTTGCGTACAAGATCTTTAGTGGAGGCTTAATAGGCTTACTTTCATCTCCATGCGGAACCGGGAAGTCAATATCTATGTTGACTGGGTACTTAGCTGCTGGAGGACCATCAATAGGGAGATTGCTGATACTCACGAGGACTAAGAATCAAAGTGACACGTACTACAAGGAGCTTAAAGCCTTGAGGGATAGGTGTGGAGTAAGGATGATAGCATCGATTTTTGTAAGTAGACAGGACATGTGCCCACTAATTAGAGTGAAGAGCGTTAAAGTATCATACCGCGACTTCCTAATGTTCTGCAGATCATTGCGTAGGGGCTTAGGGGAAGAACTATGTGAGTACTACGCTAATACCTTAATTAAATGGGGTCCAACGAAACAAGCGAGGAGGGTCGTAGATAAGCTTGCTGAACTAGGAATCTCAACACCAGAACAAGTCTATAAAATTGCTATCAGTGAAGGGTTATGTCCATACGAAGTCACAAAGTTCCTGTCTAGTAGAGCACACGTGATAATCGGAAATTACAATTATGCGCTCATGGATCCAGTTCGAGAAAGCATTCTCGGCAAGATGGGGCTCGATGTTGAGGATGTAAACTGCATATTCGATGAAGCTCACTCACTTCCCCTCTATGCCGCGGAAATCCTCTCCGATGATATCTCCCTAACAACGATTCAAAGAGCAGTAAGGGAAGTCGATGAATTCAAAGTTAGCGATCAAGGACTATTAAGTTCACTCGAAGAGCTCATGCTACAGATGGAGATGAGCCTTGTCAAGGCTAATATCATAAATGAAGAGAAGCTACTCGACCACAATAAACTCATCTCAAGCTTAATTAAGGATTTAAGGTTAGACTCCACATCGAGACTGAAACTGCTGCTTGAAGACTTAGAGGAAGAGGGTGAGAGAATAAGGCTTCAAAGGTCTGAAAGTGGAAAGCAGCCAGTCTCCTACATTGGAAGAGTTTCTTCCTTCCTAAAGCTTTGGGTTGAAACCGCTGAAAAACGCTTTGTTAAGTATGCCATTGTTGAGAGCTACGGACAACAAAGACGCTTTAAGATTGGAATAAAGTGCCTAGACCCATCCGTCGCAGCCAAGATAATTAACGACTTTAAATCGTGCATCTTAATGTCAGGGACTCTGTGGGAGCCAGACTACTACGTTAATGTATTAGGACTCGACGCTAAGAGAGTTAAGTTCCTCGACTTACCATCACCATTTCCGAAGGAGAACATGATAGTGATAGTTGACATGGCTGTGACGACAAAATTTGAGAGAAGAGGAGAGGCTGAGTGGAACAAGATAGCAACGAGACTCGTTGAGATTATTAAAGCAATAGATGGAAGAGTTGCAGTATTCTTCCCATCCTATGAAGTCATGTGGTCAGTGATGAGTCGAATTAAGGATACAATAAACCTGCCAACCATGATGGAGTCTGATAGCACAAAGATAAGTGAAGTAAAGGACTTCGTGTCATCAAATGAGAAATGCATTCTCATTGGAGTAGCTAGGGGCAAGATAAGTGAGGGGGTTGAGGTAGTATTAGAAGGCAGGTCCTTGCTTAATGCCGTAATACTCGTTGGCTTGCCGTACCCAAAGAACACCGAGTTACATCAAGCATTAACAGAGTACTTCAAGGAAAAGTTTGGAGACCAAGCTTTCAAGTATGCTACGATAATGCCATGCTCAATATCCATAGCTCAATCTGCAGGTAGGCTAATAAGAGGACCAGAGGACAGAGGAATCGTAATACTTATGGATTCTAGGGCATCCAGGTCCTTCAGGCGTTACCTTCCGCGTGAGTGGATTGAAAGGATGAAGTCACATATAAACCTAAGTTACATATTGAGGGAGATAAATCAATTCATAGCGGGAGCTAAGCCGTAA
- a CDS encoding DUF3108 domain-containing protein: protein MKLPKSTLIALALATILFIFLLTPRAQQEKSETNITPLFNVGEQMIYEVKMINASGEYYTCTLNLSVIGTAIINQSKCFILRAEFSKYSDEFLASINSTHHYFLMYSYVTMNNITLLKTYAESPFGNVTVIYDNHRRKCFIDEKTPDGEVNTYELDIKPGIQDPLSTLYYVRSLPLQEEYWCTFNQLTSVGPLLVKASVSKNLHIIDTDLGPIECYEITLEAGRAKTILYIATSISSRRVLTAVKIPIDSGVYEYWRLVSYMPPTTTD from the coding sequence ATGAAGCTGCCTAAATCAACACTAATTGCCCTCGCCCTAGCCACGATATTGTTCATTTTCCTTCTCACACCGCGCGCACAACAAGAAAAGTCAGAGACCAACATAACACCACTATTCAATGTAGGGGAACAAATGATATATGAAGTAAAGATGATCAACGCCTCAGGAGAATATTACACTTGCACATTGAACCTAAGCGTAATCGGTACAGCTATTATAAACCAATCAAAATGCTTCATTCTAAGAGCTGAGTTCTCCAAGTACTCGGATGAGTTCTTAGCGTCTATTAATAGCACACACCATTACTTCTTAATGTATAGCTACGTCACTATGAACAACATAACCCTATTGAAGACTTACGCTGAATCCCCATTTGGCAATGTTACCGTAATCTATGATAATCATAGGAGGAAGTGTTTTATTGATGAGAAGACGCCTGATGGAGAGGTAAACACGTATGAATTGGACATAAAGCCGGGCATTCAGGATCCTTTAAGCACCTTATACTACGTTAGAAGCCTGCCCTTGCAGGAAGAATATTGGTGCACTTTCAATCAATTAACTAGTGTAGGACCACTACTTGTTAAAGCCTCTGTTAGTAAAAACCTTCACATCATAGATACAGACCTAGGTCCTATAGAATGTTACGAGATAACTCTTGAAGCAGGTAGAGCTAAGACAATCCTCTACATAGCAACTTCAATTTCAAGTAGAAGAGTACTAACGGCAGTTAAGATACCTATAGATTCAGGGGTATACGAGTACTGGAGACTTGTGAGCTACATGCCGCCAACTACGACAGATTGA
- a CDS encoding MBL fold metallo-hydrolase translates to MIPASVTKGKAIILGNHIVCDAHEDGRDVRVVTHAHHDHIYGLRESLVKCKVVYATPITRDVLHVLYGRGSEGVMPLRYKEPVMVNDEIMVLYPAGHIPGSAQVLVEDSEGRRALYTGDFRLPGATVVETDVLVIEATYGHPKCVRPPTEEVYNALIKLVSDEVERKPVHVYGFYGKVQEVMEVMRRSGVRAPFLAKGKMYDLTMACIKHGVDARDVINADTREGVELLKRRGGYVFFKHASKVSEGVEGLKIHLTGWEFGATHRKVAKNLYRVSLSSHSDFNNLLAYVEGSKPRFVVVDNSRDGFGKVFAREVKRRLKIEAVALP, encoded by the coding sequence GTGATTCCTGCAAGTGTGACCAAGGGCAAGGCTATCATTCTCGGTAACCACATAGTGTGTGATGCACATGAAGATGGAAGAGATGTAAGGGTTGTAACTCACGCCCACCACGATCACATTTACGGTCTAAGGGAGAGCTTAGTGAAGTGTAAGGTTGTCTATGCCACACCAATAACTAGGGATGTGCTGCATGTGCTCTACGGAAGAGGATCCGAGGGCGTAATGCCGTTGAGATACAAAGAGCCTGTTATGGTCAACGATGAGATCATGGTTTTGTACCCTGCAGGTCACATACCGGGTTCAGCTCAAGTCTTAGTTGAGGATTCTGAAGGTAGACGAGCGCTCTACACGGGTGATTTCAGACTTCCAGGGGCAACAGTGGTGGAGACGGATGTGCTCGTAATAGAGGCAACCTACGGTCATCCTAAGTGCGTGAGACCTCCAACAGAAGAAGTGTATAATGCCCTGATAAAGTTAGTGAGCGATGAAGTGGAAAGGAAGCCAGTCCACGTATATGGCTTTTATGGTAAAGTCCAGGAGGTGATGGAAGTCATGCGAAGGAGTGGGGTTAGAGCACCATTCCTTGCTAAAGGAAAAATGTATGATTTAACTATGGCCTGCATAAAGCACGGCGTCGATGCTAGAGATGTTATCAACGCGGACACTAGGGAGGGGGTTGAATTACTTAAGAGGCGTGGAGGCTACGTCTTCTTTAAGCATGCCTCTAAGGTTAGTGAGGGGGTTGAAGGTCTGAAGATACATTTAACTGGGTGGGAGTTTGGAGCTACTCATAGGAAGGTGGCCAAGAATCTGTACCGTGTATCGCTAAGTAGTCATAGCGACTTTAATAATCTCCTTGCTTACGTTGAAGGTAGCAAGCCAAGATTTGTAGTTGTCGATAATAGTAGAGATGGCTTTGGAAAAGTGTTCGCTCGAGAGGTAAAGAGGAGACTAAAGATAGAGGCCGTAGCTTTACCCTAG
- a CDS encoding hydroxymethylglutaryl-CoA synthase, translating to MRPSNDVGIIGYGVYIPMYRIKILEIARVWGKMDEHLQVDEKAVAGPDEDAITMAIEAAKYAIRRAGINPEDIGAVYVGTESKPYAVKPCSTVVAEAIGATPNVLAADYEFACKAGTEAFQTSIGLIASNMVKYTMVIGVDTAQGRPADALEFTAASGGGAFIFAKKNHETIAYVEGSYSFVTDTPDFWRRDGEPYPHHTGRFTGEPAYFRHSIMAAKGLMSELGLKPSDFSYAVFHQPNTRFPLKLAEYLGMPLSKVKPGLLCPVIGNTYSGSSLIGLASVLDIAKPSDRILMVSYGSGAGSDAFSFMVQDAIEEKRDRAPKVSAFLARRMEIDYSLYVKFRHKILM from the coding sequence TTGAGGCCCAGCAATGATGTTGGTATTATCGGTTATGGAGTTTATATTCCGATGTATAGGATCAAGATACTAGAAATAGCTCGTGTTTGGGGTAAGATGGATGAGCATTTACAGGTTGATGAGAAGGCTGTTGCTGGGCCCGATGAGGATGCAATTACGATGGCTATTGAAGCTGCTAAGTATGCTATTAGAAGAGCTGGCATTAATCCTGAGGATATAGGGGCTGTTTATGTTGGTACAGAATCAAAGCCCTACGCTGTTAAACCTTGTAGTACCGTGGTTGCAGAGGCTATTGGCGCTACACCAAATGTGCTTGCTGCCGACTATGAGTTTGCATGTAAAGCTGGTACTGAGGCATTTCAGACCTCAATAGGTTTGATAGCGTCAAACATGGTCAAGTATACTATGGTCATAGGCGTCGATACAGCTCAAGGTAGGCCTGCAGATGCTCTCGAATTCACAGCTGCCTCTGGTGGTGGAGCTTTCATATTCGCTAAGAAAAATCACGAAACTATAGCTTATGTAGAGGGGAGCTACTCCTTCGTGACAGACACACCTGACTTCTGGAGGAGGGATGGAGAGCCTTACCCCCATCACACGGGTAGATTTACTGGTGAGCCGGCCTACTTTAGACATAGTATAATGGCCGCTAAGGGTCTAATGAGTGAGCTTGGGCTGAAACCTAGCGACTTTAGTTATGCTGTCTTCCATCAGCCCAATACAAGGTTTCCACTAAAGCTTGCTGAGTATCTTGGAATGCCATTAAGCAAGGTTAAGCCGGGCCTCTTATGCCCAGTAATAGGCAACACCTACTCGGGCTCCTCATTGATAGGCCTAGCCTCGGTATTGGACATAGCCAAGCCCAGTGATAGGATATTAATGGTGTCTTATGGTTCGGGTGCTGGTAGTGACGCCTTCAGCTTCATGGTTCAAGACGCCATAGAGGAGAAGAGGGACAGAGCACCTAAGGTCTCAGCTTTCTTAGCAAGGAGAATGGAGATAGATTATTCGCTTTACGTCAAGTTTAGGCATAAAATCTTAATGTGA